One segment of Nerophis lumbriciformis linkage group LG35, RoL_Nlum_v2.1, whole genome shotgun sequence DNA contains the following:
- the apool gene encoding MICOS complex subunit MIC27, translating into MAAKLVMVAVPAVLGIASIRVYTVSEVSTDGLVTREKLNIYTPVTKSAQLVPDQPGLIENGLTTAREGLLPFVHAVKGACVSVKRGSVNLYHAGEDVYYYLKNPPPGFLPRFGTITMAGVLGMFLARKGSRLKRIAVPLGLISAGASVCYPSQAVVVFKVTGKKMYAAGQWSRAAVSSLLTSKSSEPDISPQQQAAPVQPHEAAVVDEPCHASERISDAEAESVECVAASDKLIIAITAEGVPVTQAEISAEQVPAETDSETTPPTKESVDPVQCEEPQLSNKAPEGAVAASEDVSIASEVIVPAFDAFPTETLPLEPILNPDPETGEIAQSTPAEVPASTEEPPTSETTAELAVAESSEVQTAAAEKEQTPEHTPLEHPAVENNKGDSCYSPDPALLDFGQSNPEDEDLYSTRS; encoded by the exons ATGGCGGCCAAG TTGGTGATGGTGGCCGTCCCGGCAGTGCTGGGCATCGCCTCCATCCGAGTGTACACTGTGAGTGAAGTGTCCACTGATGGTCTCGTCACTCGAGAGAAG CTGAACATCTACACCCCAGTAACAAAATCTGCACAGCTGGTTCCTGATCAGCCAGGGCTAATTGAAAACGGCCTAACTACAGCGAGAGAAGGCCTGTTACCCTTTGTCCATGCTGTAAAG GGGGCCTGTGTTTCCGTGAAAAGAGGAAGTGTAAATCTTTACCACGCTGGAGAGG ATGTATACTACTACTTGAAAAATCCTCCCCCGGGTTTTCTACCCCGATTTGGCACAATCACCATGGCTGGCGTGCTTGGCATGTTCTTGGCACGCAAAG GCTCTCGTTTGAAGAGAATCGCAGTTCCTTTGGGTCTGATAAGTGCTGGAGCCTCAGTGTGCTACCCCAGCCAGGCAGTGGTTGTCTTTAAG GTGACTGGCAAGAAAATGTATGCTGCTGGCCAGTGGAGCCGCGCTGCTGTGTCTTCACTGCTCACCTCCAAGTCTTCAGAACCTGATATTTCTCCACAGCAACAG GCAGCTCCTGTGCAACCTCATGAGGCTGCAGTGGTTGACGAGCCTTGTCACGCTTCAGAGCGCATCTCAGATGCTGAAGCGGAATCAGTGGAGTGTGTTGCAGCTTCTGATAAACTCATCATCGCTATCACAGCAGAGGGGGTGCCAGTCACACAAGCAGAGATCTCAGCTGAGCAGGTCCCCGCAGAGACTGACTCAG AGACCACTCCTCCCACTAAGGAATCGGTTGACCCTGTTCAATGCGAGGAGCCTCAGCTCTCCAACAAAGCACCAGAGGGCGCTGTTGCTGCATCTGAGGACGTTTCGATTGCATCAGAGGTCATTGTTCCTGCATTTGATGCCTTTCCCACTGAAACCCTGCCTTTGGAGCCCATATTAAATCCAGACCCTGAGACGGGAGAGATTGCTCAATCCACACCAGCTGAGGTTCCTGCTTCCACAGAAGAACCGCCAACTTCAGAAACCACAGCGGAACTAGCAG TTGCTGAGTCCTCAGAAGTGCAGACTGCTGCTGCGGAAAAGGAGCAGACACCAGAACACACGCCTTTGGAACATCCTGCAGTAGAAAACAACAAAG GGGACTCTTGTTATTCACCGGATCCCGCACTTTTGGACTTTGGCCAATCCAACCCAGAGGACGAAGACCTCTACAGCACTCGCAGCTAA